The following proteins are encoded in a genomic region of Streptococcus gwangjuense:
- the pbp2X gene encoding penicillin-binding protein PBP2X: protein MKWTEKITRFAIKNRKSPAKNRRIVGKYLSFVAVALFALFLANFAYIIAKGNIFGTDLVKEAKKVHQTTRTVPAKRGTIYDRNGVPIAEDATSYNVYAVIDKKYKSATGKILYVEDSQFNKVAEVFHKYLDMDEAYVKEQLAQPNLTQVSFGAKGNGITYANMMAIKKDLKDASVEGIDFTTSPNRSYPNGQFASSFIGLAQLHENEDGSKSLLGTSGLESSLNTILAGTDGIITYEKDRVGNIVPGTEQVSQQTVDGKDVYTTLSSPLQSFMETQMDTFLEKVKGKYMTATLVSAKTGEILATTQRPTFNADTKEGITKDFVWRDILYQSNYEPGSTMKVMTLASSIDNNTFPSGEYFNSSELKIADATIRDWDVNGGLTTGGMMTFLQGFAHSSNVGMSLLEQKMGDATWLDYLNRFKFGVPTRFGLTDEYSGQLPADNIVDIAMSAFGQGISVTQTQMLRAFTAIANDGVMLEPKFISAIYDTNNQSVRKSQKEIVGKPVSEDAASLTRTNMILVGTDPLYGTMYNHYTGKPIITVPGQNVAVKSGTAQIADEKNGGYLVGSTNYIFSVVTMNPAENPDFILYVTVQQPEHYSAAQLGEFSNPILERASAMKESLNLQSPAKNLDQVTTESSYAMPSIKDISPGDLAEALRRNIVQPIVVGTGTKIKETSVEEGKNLAPNQQVLLLSDKVEEIPDMYGWKKEIAEAFAKWLDIELEFEGSGSVVQKQDVRTNTAIKNIKKIKLTLGD, encoded by the coding sequence ATGAAATGGACAGAAAAAATAACCCGATTTGCGATAAAAAATCGTAAATCTCCAGCAAAAAATCGTAGGATAGTTGGCAAGTACCTCAGCTTTGTAGCTGTTGCCCTTTTCGCCCTCTTTTTGGCCAATTTTGCTTATATTATCGCAAAAGGTAATATATTTGGTACTGACTTGGTAAAAGAAGCTAAAAAGGTTCACCAAACAACCCGAACAGTTCCTGCCAAACGCGGAACTATCTATGATCGAAATGGAGTGCCTATCGCTGAAGATGCGACCTCTTATAACGTCTATGCTGTTATTGATAAAAAATACAAGTCAGCAACGGGTAAAATTCTTTATGTAGAGGATTCGCAGTTTAATAAGGTAGCTGAAGTCTTCCATAAGTATTTGGATATGGATGAAGCTTATGTGAAAGAGCAACTGGCTCAACCAAATCTGACCCAAGTTTCCTTTGGAGCAAAAGGAAATGGGATTACATATGCCAATATGATGGCTATTAAAAAAGACTTGAAAGATGCTAGTGTGGAAGGGATTGACTTTACAACTAGCCCTAACAGAAGCTACCCAAATGGACAATTTGCTTCTAGTTTTATTGGTTTAGCCCAACTCCATGAAAATGAGGACGGCAGTAAGAGTTTATTAGGAACTTCTGGTCTGGAGAGTTCGTTAAATACCATTCTTGCTGGGACAGACGGTATTATTACCTATGAAAAAGACCGTGTAGGAAATATCGTACCAGGTACAGAACAGGTATCGCAACAGACTGTGGATGGCAAGGATGTTTATACAACATTGTCTAGCCCACTCCAATCTTTCATGGAAACTCAGATGGATACCTTTCTAGAAAAAGTAAAAGGTAAGTATATGACCGCGACCTTGGTCAGTGCAAAGACAGGTGAAATCCTCGCTACCACCCAACGACCGACATTTAATGCAGATACTAAAGAAGGAATCACTAAGGATTTTGTTTGGCGTGATATTCTTTATCAAAGTAATTATGAACCAGGATCAACCATGAAGGTCATGACGTTAGCTTCTTCTATTGACAACAATACCTTCCCAAGTGGAGAATATTTCAATAGTAGTGAATTAAAAATAGCGGATGCGACGATTCGAGATTGGGATGTTAATGGTGGTTTGACGACTGGTGGGATGATGACTTTCTTACAAGGTTTCGCTCACTCCAGTAATGTTGGAATGAGTCTACTTGAACAAAAAATGGGAGATGCTACTTGGTTGGATTATCTAAACCGCTTTAAGTTTGGGGTGCCGACGCGTTTTGGTCTGACTGATGAGTATTCAGGTCAATTGCCTGCAGATAATATTGTCGATATTGCCATGAGTGCATTTGGTCAGGGGATTTCTGTAACGCAGACCCAGATGCTACGTGCTTTTACAGCCATTGCCAACGATGGGGTTATGTTGGAGCCAAAATTTATCAGTGCTATTTATGATACTAACAATCAGTCTGTACGAAAGTCTCAAAAAGAGATTGTAGGAAAACCTGTATCTGAAGATGCAGCAAGCTTGACTCGTACTAACATGATATTAGTTGGGACGGACCCTCTATATGGAACTATGTATAATCACTACACAGGAAAGCCAATTATAACAGTTCCTGGACAAAATGTAGCAGTTAAATCCGGTACGGCTCAAATCGCTGATGAGAAAAATGGAGGATACTTGGTTGGTTCTACCAATTATATTTTCTCAGTTGTGACTATGAATCCTGCTGAAAATCCTGATTTTATCTTGTATGTAACGGTTCAACAGCCTGAGCATTATTCAGCTGCCCAGTTGGGAGAGTTTTCCAATCCAATCTTGGAGCGGGCTTCAGCGATGAAAGAATCTCTGAACCTTCAATCTCCAGCTAAGAATTTAGATCAAGTGACGACAGAATCTTCGTATGCAATGCCTAGCATCAAGGATATTTCACCTGGTGATTTGGCGGAAGCCTTACGTCGAAATATTGTGCAACCAATCGTTGTTGGTACTGGAACAAAGATTAAAGAGACTTCTGTAGAAGAAGGAAAAAATCTTGCACCAAACCAACAAGTTCTCCTTTTATCGGATAAGGTAGAAGAAATTCCAGATATGTATGGCTGGAAAAAAGAGATTGCTGAGGCCTTTGCTAAATGGTTGGATATTGAGCTGGAATTTGAAGGTTCAGGTTCTGTTGTTCAGAAGCAAGACGTTCGGACTAATACAGCTATTAAAAACATTAAAAAAATTAAATTAACTTTAGGAGACTAA
- the ftsL gene encoding cell division protein FtsL — protein sequence MLDKKETTSQFLQNRIKKFSRVEKAFYLSIAFTALVLAVSIIFMQTRLLQVQSDLTKINAQIEEKKTELDDAKQEVNELIRSERLKEIADKKDLKLNNENIRTAE from the coding sequence ATGCTAGATAAGAAAGAAACAACCAGTCAATTCTTGCAGAATCGTATAAAAAAATTCTCACGTGTGGAGAAGGCTTTTTATCTTTCCATCGCTTTTACGGCTCTCGTTTTAGCAGTGAGCATTATCTTTATGCAGACACGACTCTTGCAAGTGCAAAGTGATTTAACAAAAATCAATGCGCAGATAGAGGAAAAGAAGACAGAGCTGGATGATGCTAAGCAGGAAGTGAATGAATTGATTCGTTCAGAGCGCTTGAAAGAGATTGCAGATAAAAAAGATTTGAAATTGAATAATGAAAATATCCGAACAGCGGAGTAA
- the rsmH gene encoding 16S rRNA (cytosine(1402)-N(4))-methyltransferase RsmH has protein sequence MTKEFHHVTVLLHETIDMLDVKPDGIYVDATLGGAGHSEYLLSKLSEKGHLYAFDQDQNAINNAQKRLAPYIEKGMVTFIKDNFRHLQARLREAGVQEIDGICYDLGVSSPQLDQRERGFSYKKDAPLDMRMNQEASLTAYEVVNHYDYHDLVRIFFKYGEDKFSKQIARKIEQAREVKPIETTTELAEIIKSAKPAKELKKKGHPAKQIFQAIRIEVNDELGAADESIQQAMEMLALDGRISVITFHSLEDRLTKQLFKEASTVEVPKGLPFIPDDLKPKMELVSRKPILPSAEELEANNRSHSAKLRVARKIHK, from the coding sequence ATGACAAAAGAATTTCATCATGTAACGGTCTTACTCCACGAAACGATTGATATGCTCGACGTAAAGCCTGACGGTATCTACGTTGATGCGACTTTAGGTGGAGCGGGCCATAGCGAATATTTATTAAGTAAATTAAGTGAAAAAGGCCATCTCTATGCCTTTGACCAGGACCAGAATGCCATTAACAATGCGCAAAAACGTTTGGCACCCTATATCGAAAAAGGGATGGTGACTTTTATAAAGGATAACTTCCGTCATTTACAGGCACGTTTGCGCGAAGCTGGTGTTCAGGAAATTGATGGAATTTGTTATGACTTGGGAGTGTCTAGTCCTCAATTGGACCAGCGTGAACGTGGTTTTTCTTATAAAAAGGATGCGCCACTGGACATGCGGATGAATCAGGAAGCTAGTCTGACAGCCTATGAAGTGGTGAACCACTATGACTATCATGACTTGGTTCGTATTTTCTTCAAGTATGGTGAGGATAAATTCTCTAAACAGATTGCGCGTAAGATTGAACAAGCGCGTGAAGTCAAGCCAATCGAGACAACGACTGAGTTGGCAGAGATTATCAAGTCGGCTAAGCCTGCTAAGGAGCTCAAGAAGAAGGGCCATCCTGCCAAGCAGATTTTCCAGGCTATTCGAATTGAAGTCAATGATGAACTGGGAGCGGCAGATGAATCTATCCAGCAGGCTATGGAGATGTTGGCTCTGGATGGTAGAATTTCAGTGATTACCTTTCATTCCTTGGAAGACCGCTTGACCAAGCAATTGTTCAAGGAAGCTTCAACGGTTGAAGTTCCCAAAGGTTTACCTTTCATCCCAGATGATCTCAAGCCCAAGATGGAATTAGTATCCCGTAAGCCAATCTTGCCAAGTGCAGAAGAATTAGAAGCCAATAACCGCTCGCACTCAGCCAAGTTGCGCGTGGCCAGAAAAATTCACAAGTAA
- a CDS encoding helix-turn-helix transcriptional regulator has product MNRVKEFRKELGISQLELAKDIGVSRQTINMIENDKYNPTLELCLNLARSLQTDLNSLFWEEDF; this is encoded by the coding sequence ATGAATCGTGTGAAAGAATTTCGCAAGGAACTGGGCATTTCCCAGCTCGAGCTAGCCAAGGATATCGGTGTCTCGAGACAAACCATCAATATGATTGAAAACGACAAGTACAATCCAACCCTGGAACTCTGTCTCAATCTCGCCCGCAGCCTCCAAACTGACCTCAATAGTCTCTTTTGGGAGGAAGATTTTTAA
- a CDS encoding DUF3278 domain-containing protein — translation MKKETFTEKLIKRTYGISGPLDEYKRREANRIGNQVFIVLFYLMIFGNLIPLLLAYKYPQEVALIYPPLILVIALISAGYVTYQMKKTGITTIEPDILSEKESKQLRYPGLKAGLFFGLWMFFITPLLNILIGESPDYFHSLLTIRNGVSSILGSIFFGASIQFLISRRIEKAKKDQDED, via the coding sequence ATGAAAAAAGAAACCTTCACTGAAAAACTGATCAAACGCACATACGGTATTTCTGGTCCCCTTGACGAATACAAACGGCGTGAGGCCAATCGTATTGGGAACCAAGTCTTTATCGTCCTCTTTTATCTGATGATTTTCGGAAATCTTATTCCACTCCTTCTGGCCTATAAATACCCTCAAGAAGTGGCTCTAATCTATCCTCCTCTGATTTTAGTGATTGCCCTCATCTCTGCTGGCTATGTCACCTACCAAATGAAAAAAACAGGGATTACAACTATTGAACCAGATATACTGAGTGAGAAAGAAAGTAAGCAACTTCGCTACCCAGGTCTTAAAGCAGGTTTGTTCTTTGGTCTATGGATGTTTTTTATAACTCCTCTTCTCAATATACTCATAGGTGAAAGTCCGGACTATTTTCATTCTCTTCTCACTATAAGAAATGGTGTATCAAGCATTCTCGGTTCTATCTTCTTCGGAGCAAGCATACAGTTCCTCATTTCCCGTCGCATTGAAAAAGCTAAGAAAGATCAAGATGAGGATTAG
- a CDS encoding DUF3278 domain-containing protein, giving the protein MKKEDLTTRLLRNFFHIQGPFDECRQEVIYKACARSMIQIFYSSFILFLFYILFGSFIEIVRNVMPYIYFGLILFMSIKAQKAVQELHLEKDDKSEIILKTYSKAQIKFRSWIVFIGIQIGLFTLLIFHKVFVQQMSLSDFGKLLMQFDKSGPFLMYGLIIGSIFGTLTYGFLSLQEEKTPKNTKQKEKSKQ; this is encoded by the coding sequence ATGAAAAAAGAAGACTTAACAACTCGCCTACTTCGAAATTTCTTTCATATCCAAGGGCCTTTTGATGAATGCCGTCAAGAGGTTATCTACAAGGCTTGCGCCCGTTCCATGATCCAAATCTTTTACTCTTCCTTCATTCTCTTCCTATTCTATATTTTGTTCGGAAGCTTTATAGAAATTGTTCGAAATGTTATGCCCTACATCTATTTTGGACTCATTTTGTTCATGAGTATAAAAGCTCAAAAAGCCGTCCAAGAGCTTCATCTTGAAAAGGATGACAAATCAGAAATCATTCTCAAAACCTACAGCAAAGCCCAAATCAAATTTAGGAGTTGGATTGTGTTTATCGGTATTCAGATTGGTCTCTTTACCTTACTCATCTTTCATAAAGTCTTCGTTCAGCAGATGTCCCTTTCAGATTTTGGAAAGTTGCTCATGCAATTCGATAAAAGTGGTCCTTTCCTGATGTATGGCCTGATTATCGGTAGCATTTTTGGAACCCTGACCTACGGATTTCTATCACTACAGGAGGAGAAAACTCCTAAAAATACCAAACAGAAGGAGAAAAGCAAGCAATGA
- a CDS encoding glutathione peroxidase, which yields MTSLYDFSVLNQDHQETPLETYRGKILLVVNTATGCGLTPQYQGLQELYDRYQEQGFEILDFPCNQFMGQAPGSAEEINAFCSLHYQTSFPRFAKIKVNGKEADPLYVWLKEQKSGPLGKRIEWNFAKFLIGRDGQVFERFSSKTEPKQIEEAIQKLL from the coding sequence ATGACTTCACTATACGATTTTTCAGTCTTGAACCAAGACCATCAAGAAACTCCACTAGAGACCTATCGTGGTAAGATTCTCTTGGTTGTCAACACTGCTACTGGATGTGGTTTAACGCCCCAGTACCAAGGTCTCCAAGAACTCTATGACCGCTATCAAGAACAAGGTTTTGAGATTTTAGACTTCCCTTGCAATCAGTTTATGGGACAAGCACCAGGTAGTGCAGAGGAAATCAACGCCTTCTGTAGCCTACATTATCAGACCAGCTTCCCACGTTTTGCCAAGATCAAGGTCAACGGTAAGGAAGCAGATCCTCTCTATGTTTGGTTGAAAGAACAAAAATCTGGTCCACTAGGAAAACGAATCGAATGGAATTTCGCTAAGTTTCTCATCGGTCGTGATGGGCAGGTCTTTGAACGCTTCTCCTCCAAAACAGAGCCAAAACAAATTGAAGAGGCGATACAAAAATTACTCTGA